In Staphylococcus lloydii, the following proteins share a genomic window:
- the recF gene encoding DNA replication/repair protein RecF (All proteins in this family for which functions are known are DNA-binding proteins that assist the filamentation of RecA onto DNA for the initiation of recombination or recombinational repair.), whose amino-acid sequence MKLTSLQLENYRNYEQIALDCHPEVNILIGENAQGKTNLLESIYTLALAKSHRTSNDRELIRFDKEYAKIEGELSYRYGEMPLTMFITKKGKQVKINHLEQSRLTQYVGHLNVVLFAPEDLNIVKGSPQIRRRFIDMELGQISAVYLNDLAQYQRILKQKNNYLKQLQYGQKTDSTMLEVLNQQFATYALKVTLRREKFIEELESLAQPIHAGITDERERLGLRYLPSLKLSDVSKSETDLTEEVLTMLNDNMEREKDRGVCLFGPHRDDLAFDVNGMDAQTYGSQGQQRTTALSIKLAEIELMRIEVGEYPILLLDDVLSELDNSRQSHLLSTIQHKVQTFVTTTSIDGIDHEIMSNAKTYRINQGEIIK is encoded by the coding sequence ATGAAATTAACCTCACTCCAACTAGAAAACTATCGTAACTACGAGCAGATTGCGCTAGATTGTCATCCAGAAGTTAATATTTTAATTGGGGAAAATGCACAAGGCAAAACGAATCTACTCGAATCCATTTATACTTTAGCGCTCGCTAAAAGTCATCGTACATCTAATGACAGAGAACTCATACGTTTTGACAAGGAGTATGCTAAAATAGAGGGAGAGTTAAGTTACAGATATGGTGAAATGCCACTTACGATGTTTATTACCAAAAAAGGTAAACAAGTTAAAATCAATCACTTAGAACAAAGTCGACTAACGCAATATGTTGGTCATTTAAATGTGGTGTTATTTGCGCCTGAGGACTTAAACATCGTCAAAGGGTCTCCACAGATCAGACGCCGATTTATCGATATGGAATTAGGACAAATTTCAGCCGTTTATTTAAATGACTTAGCTCAATACCAACGTATTCTCAAACAAAAAAATAATTACTTAAAACAATTACAATATGGGCAAAAAACAGATAGCACTATGCTAGAAGTCTTAAACCAACAATTTGCTACATATGCGTTGAAAGTCACTTTGCGTCGTGAAAAGTTTATTGAAGAATTAGAATCACTTGCGCAACCTATTCATGCTGGTATAACTGATGAGCGAGAACGACTAGGTTTACGTTATTTACCAAGTTTAAAGTTATCCGATGTTAGTAAAAGTGAGACTGACCTGACCGAGGAAGTCTTAACAATGCTCAACGATAATATGGAGCGTGAGAAGGATCGAGGCGTATGCCTTTTTGGACCACATAGAGATGATTTAGCGTTTGACGTTAATGGTATGGACGCTCAAACGTATGGTTCTCAAGGTCAACAACGAACGACTGCCTTATCAATTAAGCTAGCAGAGATAGAGTTAATGCGTATTGAAGTGGGTGAATACCCCATATTATTACTAGATGATGTATTGAGTGAATTGGACAATTCTCGTCAATCACATTTGTTAAGTACAATACAGCACAAAGTACAAACATTCGTTACTACGACATCGATAGATGGTATAGACCATGAAATAATGTCGAATGCGAAAACATATCGTATTAATCAAGGTGAAATTATTAAGTAA
- the yaaA gene encoding S4 domain-containing protein YaaA has product MIDLVEEIVVDGDITLGQFLKTEGIIESGGQAKWFLNEFEVFLNDELETRRGKKLNHQDRIDIPEVGSFLILHQGAE; this is encoded by the coding sequence GTGATTGATTTGGTTGAAGAAATAGTTGTTGATGGTGACATCACTTTAGGACAATTTCTCAAAACTGAAGGTATTATCGAATCTGGAGGCCAAGCTAAATGGTTTTTAAATGAATTCGAAGTATTTCTTAACGATGAGTTAGAGACACGTCGTGGTAAAAAGCTGAACCACCAAGATAGAATTGATATACCGGAAGTAGGTTCATTTCTCATTTTACATCAAGGTGCAGAATGA